From the Apis cerana isolate GH-2021 linkage group LG3, AcerK_1.0, whole genome shotgun sequence genome, one window contains:
- the LOC107992523 gene encoding sperm flagellar protein 2-like: MKHLVLKKKLDKDEEESEEDLKPIGDDADMAKSYVEWLKNRKKQAVTFSALKSKMQKNIISKLWERMSEKQDRTLDEELAKRVLDQSRYEKQIMTKLCEIREQKNIMAENQRVVEDIILHANEMEDRAKHYRSIDLVTANEKDMKIECQRMCELRLRLHKMKIEKIRKKHWSLCQKVIEDLLAIAFNICEHRQLNNGQVPLTLISEWRRLFLKSEPIVEKKVPFDLDTPKRELETFIKADDWSKHVKIEILQDTLFDDYMGLNEPWNFLLSELDEKSYEILKLGHLVLGYIVHRLLGGLYARPPDPSKRLKIKTKDISIVLGIEDSRAFETLSLLLEQSNFQLIRMEDAINHCLQQYKKEMADFKYIDLNIILATTQLIDVQMDPCSTKHVKHSRWADEVSIATPEPQNQNPNPNPKKVNKHVKDKTPSIKIHEEEESNIKHKQTQTPRNIPYDDIDPILTDTAHIGKWTYEFLTLGEPITNDLGTKIIIEYLKSKTAAKGWVFIDYPNSYDQMSWLETTLMGTSPPPNPKELEIKDINVEDIEVIKPRIIFEDKSDPYIIQRHSKILPSSILDQIYEFKDNTFATLFVRMKQQPRDFEKGHRMYEKIDEQTPPVDSFYAFHKIAHVFHYSSFDLPTLKKLARLILGYPRKMSKELFGDILELLELDPKRLPVTKEAVIRRLVSDEEFAELELVRDVDEEEEDIKHEIVSEEFQLEYELKPPKPGESHWQWINFPLPSTLLQNMAKLWEILEDVYIEEVKELLYLKSVHSSSIIPYTGFLYKNAIEFIKRPDHKQDMIYEFQQAFNSIDMDARKEVDVKCELHRRVADFQADLWDICDDRRRVAEDERKRYVSFEWAIQEAVILYDIFIGLIQAEIDRCIDTQHLLQDYYMGMLKKPLRELGVSKVMLNKIEVKTTEYDEEEEDEEEESLIYEEKLTDRKKKERPKFKPELQAQISQPPIAICRFDIQKEINQVLLDRNKTIVNVEDTCMFKGLMKNIVYAREIMDALYIAIQDTIKREQTAFKGKDLFFTDSAESISNTEKVTSRIQDLFLEWRYVSDYEIIRIRQKLESIVNVARLDFDFLMNTMQRTFHGIYDAIIDRYWQEMKSVNEMINVFCFAIEEGKMLEKEMELKGEKFIIKSNVYVVKVKPEKPKKLKEHPSMRFRIIKLSRLMDMFKRVAPIGIMCERTLVYILQDLVCHGHEEGEPMMLPCRWYDLYPEDISNLIHKIFKSVNYVDWREFIVYAMDIPYPTCREILITRDRLRIQDYELKEVVTLAQYQRTSFWFFESTENLINLTHLREEIDKLDMYEEEYYHFGVDKISILSKGIQRAYIMPQTLKASCLDPEEALRRLLAKDLLGQMYMIDCELINYTALLLAFCKDKNPRNGFAMALALAIGNPVCTDMEEGEKYVKELLQQKQLAHDLGTTLLKIEEAVKVAKLLINYILQKVEKIIEHRELYGDEGPPFDETIYPEGEEMEGFEEEIEYEIETPPELSELIIYWISLDLCLTVLAAALPWYLLMQPDIIGPYPSMHEKLASVFEELRDKELNHDKNIVLAHRFLNHDFTKRLLTDVSKFTIKDMKTIVEEVILERENAKNQQNAKSS; this comes from the exons GAATGTGCGAGTTGCGTCTGAGATTACACAAaatgaagatagaaaaaatacgGAAGAAGCATTGGTCACTTTGTCAAAAAGTGATCGAAGATTTGCTGGCCATCGCGTTCAACATTTGCGAACATCGGCAATTGAACAATGGCCAGGTACCACTCACGCTTATCAGCGAATGGAGGCGCCTGTTTCTCAAATCCGAGCCGATCGTCGAGAAAAAGGTACCTTTCGATCTAGATACCCCGAAGCGCGAGTTGGAAACATTCATCAAAGCGGACGACTGGAGCAAACATGTCAAG attgaaataCTGCAAGACACCCTCTTCGACGACTATATGGGATTAAACGAGCCttggaattttcttttgtcgGAGCTCGATGAAAAATCGTACGAGATACTGAAACTTGGTCACTTGGTGCTCGGATACATCGTGCATCGACTCCTCGGTGGGCTTTACGCTCGACCCCCGGATCCTTCTAAACGGTTGAAGATCAAAACGAAAGACATCTCGATCGTTCTCGGGATCGAGGATTCCAGGGCTTTCGAGACCCTCTCCTTGTTGCTCGAACAAtccaattttcaattgataCGGATGGAGGACGCGATCAATCATTGTCTGCAACAATACAAGAAAGAAATGGCCGACTTCAAGTACATCGATTTGAATATAATCTTGGCGACCACGCAACTGATCGATGTGCAAATGGACCCATGCTCGACGAAACATGTTAAACATTCGAGATGGGCCGATGAAGTATCGATAGCAACGCCGGAACCTCAAAATCAAAATCCAAATCCAAATCCGAAAAAAGTCAACAAACACGTAAAGGACAAAACGCcttcgatcaaaattcacgAGGAAGAAGAATCGAATATTAAGCACAAGCAGACGCAAACACCGAGGAACATACCTTACGACGATATAGATCCTATATTGACAGATACTGCGCATATAG GTAAGTGGACCTACGAGTTTCTAACGTTGGGCGAACCTATCACGAACGATCTTGGGACCAAAATCATAATCgagtatttaaaaagtaagacGGCTGCGAAAGGCTGGGTTTTCATCGATTATCCAAATTCGTATGATCAAATGTCGTGGTTGGAGACGACATTGATGGGTACGAGCCCACCTCCTAACCCGAAAGAGCTCGAAATCAAGGACATTAACGTTGAAGACATCGAGGTGATAAAACCGAGAATCATTTTCGAGGATAAATCTGATCCATACATAATACAAAG ACATTCGAAAATATTGCCAAGTTCGATTCTGGatcaaatttatgaattcaaAGACAACACGTTCGCGACACTTTTCGTCCGAATGAAGCAACAGCCGAGGGATTTCGAGAAAGGTCATCGAATGTACGAGAAGATAGACGAACAAACACCACCTGTCGATAGTTTTTACGCGTTTCACAAGATCGCTCACGTCTTCCATTACTCGAGCTTCGATCTGCCCACTTTGAAGAAATTGGCCAGGCTCATACTCGGATATCCGAGGAAGATGTCCAAAGAATTATTCGGGGACATTTTGGAGCTCTTGGAACTAGATCCAAAGCGCCTCCCGGTCACGAAGGAGGCCGTAATTCGACGCCTCGTTAGCGATGAGGAGTTCGCGGAGCTCGAGCTTGTCAGAGACgtggacgaggaggaggaggacatAAAGCACGAGATCGTGTCTGAGGAATTTCAGCTGGAATACGAGTTGAAACCGCCGAAACCTGGCGAATCGCACTGGCAATGGATCAATTTCCCCCTTCCCTCGACACTGTTGCAGAACATGGCCAAACTGTGGGAGATCTTGGAGGACGTCTATATAGAGGAAGTGAAGGAGTTACTGTATCTCAAGAGCGTCCACTCATCGAGCATTATTCCGTACACGggttttctatataaaaacgcgatagaatttataaaacgaCCGGATCACAAGCAGGACATGATATACGAGTTTCAGCAGGCGTTCAACTCGATCGATATGGATGCGCGGAAAGAGGTGGACGTGAAATGCGAGCTGCATCGTCGCGTGGCCGATTTCCAG GCCGACCTCTGGGACATTTGCGACGACAGAAGACGCGTCGCCGAAGATGAACGGAAGCGATACGTGAGCTTCGAGTGGGCTATACAAGAGGCGGTGATCCTCTACGACATTTTCATCGGTCTCATCCAAGCCGAGATAGACCGGTGCATCGACACCCAACACCTGCTGCAAGATTACTACATGGGGATGTTGAAAAAACCGTTACGAGAGTTGGGCGTCTCGAAAGTCATGCTTAACAAGATCGAGGTGAAGACGACGGAGTatgacgaggaggaggaggacgaggaaGAGGAATCGCTGATCTACGAGGAGAAATTGaccgatcgaaagaaaaaggaacgaCCGAAATTCAAACCTGAATTGCAGGCGCAGATCAGCCAACCCCCGATCGCCATCTGTCGGTTCGACATCCAAAAGGAGATCAACCAAGTGTTGCTCGACAGGAACAAAACGATCGTGAACGTCGAGGACACTTGCATGTTTAAAGGGCTGATGAAGAATATCGTTTACGCGAGGGAGATCATGGATGCGCTGTACATTGCGATCCAGGACACGATTAAAAGGGAACAAACGGCGTTCAAGgggaaagatttattttttaccgaTTCCGCGGAGTCGATAAGTAATACGGAGAAGGTAACGTCGAGGATACAGGATCTGTTCTTGGAATGGCGATACGTGAGTGATTACGAGATCATTAGAATTCGGCAGAAACTCGAGTCGATAGTGAACGTGGCACGGCTGGATTTCGATTTTCTGATGAACACGATGCAGAGGACGTTTCACGGCATTTATGATGCTATCATAGACAg GTATTGGCAGGAGATGAAGAGCGTGAACGAAATGATAAACGTGTTTTGTTTCGCGATCGAGGAGGGCAAAATGCTCGAGAAGGAGATGGAGTTGAAGGGCGAGAAGTTCATCATCAAATCGAACGTGTACGTGGTGAAAGTGAAGCCCGAAAAGCCGAAGAAACTGAAAGAGCATCCGTCTATGCGATTCCGGATAATCAAGCTCAGCCGGTTGATGGACATGTTCAAGCGAGTGGCGCCGATCGGGATCATGTGCGAGCGCACTCTCGTTTACATTCTTCAAGACCTGGTCTGTCACGGCCACGAGGAGGGTGAACCAATGATGCTTCCATGCAGATGGTATGACCTTTATCCGGAGGATATTTCCAATTTGATCCACAAAATCTTCAAATCCGTGAATTACGTCGATTGGAGGGAATTTATTGTTTACGCGATGGACATCCCATATCCCACTTGTCGGGAAATCTTGATCACGAGGGATCGTTTGCGGATTCAAGATTACGAATTGAAAGAAGTGGTGACTCTAGCTCAGTACCAGAGGACGTCGTTCTGGTTTTTCGAGAGCACCGAGAACTTGATCAATTTGACCCATCTTCGAGAGGAGATTGATAAACTGGACATGTACGAGGAGGAATACTATCACTTCGGtgttgataaaatttctatacttTCGAAAGGTATACAGAGGGCATACATCATGCCCCAAACACTGAAGGCGTCGTGTCTGGATCCTGAGGAGGCGCTCAGGCGACTATTGGCCAAAGACTTGCTCGGTCAAATGTACATGATCGATTGTGAGTTGATTAATTACACGGCATTGCTGTTGGCTTTTTGCAAGGACAAGAATCCACGGAATGGATTCGCAATGGCGCTCGCTCTCGCCATAGGGAATCCTGTGTGCACCGATatggaagaaggagagaaatacGTCAAGGAACTTTTACAGCAAAAACAATTGGCCCATGATCTGGGCACTACTCTTCTCAAGATTGAAGAGGCTGTCAAG GTAGCAAAGCTGCTAATCAATTATATCCTACAAAAAGTCGAAAAGATAATCGAACACAGAGAATTGTATGGCGACGAAGGTCCACCCTTCGATGAAACCATTTATCCTGAGGGCGAGGAAATGGAGGGATTTGAGGAAGAGATAGAGTACGAGATAGAGACTCCGCCTGAACTCTCGGAACTGATCATTTATTGGATCTCTTTGGACCTTTGTCTC ACGGTACTAGCTGCAGCTTTGCCATGGTATTTATTGATGCAGCCAGATATTATCGGCCCATATCCATCAATGCATGAAAAATTAGCTAGCGTATTTGAAGAATTGAGAGACAAGGAGCTTAATCACGACAAGAATATCGTTTTGGCGCATCGGTTTTTAAATCACGATTTCACGAAACGATTGTTAACCGATGTTTCCAAATTCACCATTAAGGATATGAAAACCATCGTTGAGGAAGTTATTCTAGAAAGAGAAAATGcgaaaaatcaacaaaatgcGAAatcttcgtaa